The Porphyromonas sp. oral taxon 275 DNA window GCGGAACTTGACCTTCCAGGGCTCGTCGAGGTCAAGCAGCGCGGAGCCGAAGGCGTAGACGAAGCCATTGCAGGAGGCCAGTACCCCGTGGTAGATCAGCAGCCAGCCTTCGCTCGTCTCGATGGGGATGGGCCCCGCACCGATTTTGGTGCACTGCCAAGCGCTGTCCTCGAAGGGCGCAGGGCTCATCACGTGACGATGACGACCCCAGAACTCGAGGTCGGGCGACTCGCTGTAAAAGATGTCGCCGAAGGGTGTGTGGCCGTTGTCGCTGGGGCGGCTCAGCATGGCGAACTTGCCGTTGAACTTGCGGGGGAAGAGTACGCCATTGCGGTTGAAGGGCAGGAAGGCGTTCTCCAGCTGGTGGAAGGTCTTGAAGTCGAAGGTATAGGCTACGCCGATCGTGGGGCCGTGGTAGCCGTTGCACCAGGTCACATAGTAGCGGTCCTCGATGAAGACGACACGGGGGTCATAGCCGTAGACCCACTCCCCGATCTCCTTGTCCTCGCACTCGAAGGTCAGGGGCTCGGGGTTGATATTCCAGTTGATGGCGTCGTCGCTGAAGCCTACGTGCAGGCGCATACGGCGGTTGGTGTCATCGCAGCGGAAGACCCCAGCGTAGCCTTCGCCGAAGCGGACGACGGCGCTATTGAAGATGCTATTGGAGGTGGGGAGGAGGTCGCGAGGGATGATGGGGTTAGCGCTGTAGCGCCATACAACTTCCTTGGAGCCCTCGGGGCGTTCTTCCCAGGGCATGTTGGGGAGAGCCTCCCCGACGATCTTGAGCTTGCTCATATACGAGATATAATGAATAATGAACGGAGGATAATGCTTAGGCAGCTGCCTCCTGCTTGGTGCTGTGAGCGAAAGGCAGGCGCAGGGAGAGGAGGATGACAGGGACGGTCACCAGCAGGACGAGGTAGAAGAAATACTCGTATCCCAGGCGCTCGGCGAGCCAGCCGCTCAGCATCCCTGGAATCATGACGCTGAGGTTCATCAGGCTATTGGCAAAGGCGTAGTGCGCCATCTGGTACTTACCCGGGGCGATCTGCTGCATCATGAAGAGCGTGATCCCGACGAAGCCGAAGCCATAGCTGAAGTACTCGAAGACAATCCCCGTGGCGACCCACCAAAGGTTCTGCGGCTGGTAGATAGCGAAGAGTAGGTAGACGACGAAGGGGATGTTGAAGATGCAGACCAGGGAGAAGAGCGTGCGCTTGAGCCCAAGGCGAGCGATGTAGTAGCCCGAGAGGATGGAGCCGAGGATGAAGGCGATCGTGCCTGCCGTACCGTAGATGAGGCCGTAGTGCTCGTTGCTCAGCGCTAGCCCGCCCTTGTCCAGACCATCCTTGAGGAAGATGGGGGCAATCTTCATCGCCAGCCCTTCGCCGAGGCGATAGAGGAAGATGAAGCCTAAGTAGAGCCATATGTAAGGCTTGGTGAAGAAGCTACTGAGGATCTCCATCAGCTCCTTGAGCCCCTCGTCGGCACTCAGCCGATCTCGCTTGGGCTCCTGGGGGAGTACCACCATGTGGTAGAGAGCCAGCAGCAGCATGATGCCCGCACAGATGCCCATGATGATCATCCAGGCCTTGGTCAGCCCGAGGCTCTTGGAGAGCGTCCCCGCTAGATAGACGAGGCCGCCATTGGTGAGGATCTTGGCCAGGTTATAGAAGGCGCCCTGCCAGCCCGCGTACACACCCTGCTCCTGGGTGCTGAGCTGCTGCATGTAGACGCCGTCGCCAGCGATGTCGTGCATAGACCCGCTGATGGCCATGACGCCCATGATCCCGACCGTCACGGCAAAGAAGCTAGGCAGTGGCAGAGCGAATGAGACGAGCCCAAACATCAGCGCCGTCACCGCC harbors:
- a CDS encoding MFS transporter, which produces MAKRFNPIAWVPSVYFGMGLPYVALSLVSVLMFTDLGVDKKDVTLWTSLLVLPWSLKPLFSLCMELFGTKRQYVYMTEAVTALMFGLVSFALPLPSFFAVTVGIMGVMAISGSMHDIAGDGVYMQQLSTQEQGVYAGWQGAFYNLAKILTNGGLVYLAGTLSKSLGLTKAWMIIMGICAGIMLLLALYHMVVLPQEPKRDRLSADEGLKELMEILSSFFTKPYIWLYLGFIFLYRLGEGLAMKIAPIFLKDGLDKGGLALSNEHYGLIYGTAGTIAFILGSILSGYYIARLGLKRTLFSLVCIFNIPFVVYLLFAIYQPQNLWWVATGIVFEYFSYGFGFVGITLFMMQQIAPGKYQMAHYAFANSLMNLSVMIPGMLSGWLAERLGYEYFFYLVLLVTVPVILLSLRLPFAHSTKQEAAA
- a CDS encoding glycoside hydrolase family 130 protein, with product MSKLKIVGEALPNMPWEERPEGSKEVVWRYSANPIIPRDLLPTSNSIFNSAVVRFGEGYAGVFRCDDTNRRMRLHVGFSDDAINWNINPEPLTFECEDKEIGEWVYGYDPRVVFIEDRYYVTWCNGYHGPTIGVAYTFDFKTFHQLENAFLPFNRNGVLFPRKFNGKFAMLSRPSDNGHTPFGDIFYSESPDLEFWGRHRHVMSPAPFEDSAWQCTKIGAGPIPIETSEGWLLIYHGVLASCNGFVYAFGSALLDLDEPWKVKFRSGPYLISPREQYECMGDVPNVTFPCAALHDAETGRIAIYYGCADTVTGLAFGYIDEIVEFTKKHSII